One Pelomicrobium methylotrophicum genomic window carries:
- a CDS encoding TRAP transporter small permease subunit, whose product MHALAYKIKRICKLLNGIAVLVTALLAFPIFYDALARKAGAPTTWVFEMSQYALITGSFLANASALKQGNHFRVQLMFSLFPRWKRLLDDLALAATLAFGLVVLVAGGMLTHYSFVNGIRSASIFSVPLYLPQMMVPLGGLALVLQALAMLVLRQVPAEDMEFE is encoded by the coding sequence ATGCACGCACTGGCGTATAAAATAAAGCGCATTTGTAAGCTGTTGAACGGTATAGCGGTACTTGTAACGGCCTTGCTAGCCTTTCCCATCTTCTATGACGCCCTCGCCCGCAAGGCAGGCGCGCCGACCACCTGGGTGTTCGAGATGAGTCAGTACGCCCTGATTACCGGCTCGTTCCTCGCCAACGCCTCTGCCCTCAAGCAGGGCAACCATTTCCGTGTCCAGCTCATGTTTTCCCTCTTTCCCCGCTGGAAACGCCTGCTGGACGATCTGGCGCTCGCTGCCACCCTCGCCTTCGGACTGGTGGTCCTAGTCGCGGGCGGCATGTTAACCCACTACTCCTTCGTGAACGGGATCCGGTCCGCCTCAATCTTCAGCGTGCCCCTCTACCTGCCCCAGATGATGGTCCCGCTGGGCGGGCTCGCGCTGGTGCTCCAAGCGCTTGCCATGCTGGTACTGCGCCAGGTGCCGGCAGAGGACATGGAATTCGAATAG